In Gammaproteobacteria bacterium, one DNA window encodes the following:
- a CDS encoding cytochrome P460 family protein, with protein MLQFKKTLLGGIAPVLLSLALASPVIASDGHHAHGKDHNFAAFNKDNVLLTPRGYREWVFVGAPVTPNDMNDGKAVFPEFHNVYIDPTSWNHWKKTGEFRDGTIIVKELVSVGSKSAPSGNGYFAGEFNGIAAMVKDSKRFANRPGNWAFFGFASYEAKEGAIQADEACAACHKDNAAQDMVFTQYYPVLRAAKPKK; from the coding sequence ATGTTACAGTTTAAAAAGACGTTATTAGGTGGTATTGCACCGGTATTGTTATCCCTAGCGCTGGCAAGCCCAGTAATTGCTTCCGATGGGCATCATGCACACGGAAAAGATCATAATTTTGCTGCCTTTAACAAAGATAATGTGCTGCTGACGCCAAGAGGTTATCGCGAATGGGTTTTTGTCGGCGCGCCTGTTACACCTAACGATATGAATGACGGTAAAGCCGTATTCCCAGAATTTCACAATGTGTACATCGACCCAACAAGCTGGAATCATTGGAAAAAAACCGGTGAATTCCGCGATGGCACGATTATTGTCAAAGAATTGGTCAGTGTTGGATCAAAATCGGCACCGAGCGGAAATGGCTATTTCGCAGGGGAATTTAATGGAATCGCTGCGATGGTGAAAGATTCCAAGCGTTTTGCCAACAGACCGGGTAACTGGGCGTTCTTCGGTTTTGCATCATACGAAGCCAAAGAAGGCGCAATTCAAGCTGACGAAGCTTGCGCCGCCTGCCATAAAGATAATGCCGCGCAAGACATGGTATTTACTCAGTACTATCCCGTATTACGCGCAGCTAAACCTAAGAAATAA